One Deinococcus depolymerans genomic region harbors:
- the mscL gene encoding large conductance mechanosensitive channel protein MscL yields MISGFRDFIMRGNIVDLAIAVVTGAAFAALVTAFSNAFINPLIKLVTGGGAVGGKFTVNGVDFDYGMFITALITFLLTMAVIYSVVVVPYNKFRERIARPVEAAPAGPTNEEKLLMEIRDALRAR; encoded by the coding sequence ATGATCAGTGGATTCCGGGATTTCATCATGCGCGGCAACATCGTCGACCTCGCCATCGCCGTCGTCACCGGCGCAGCCTTCGCGGCCCTCGTCACGGCCTTCTCGAACGCCTTCATCAACCCCCTGATCAAACTCGTCACGGGCGGCGGCGCCGTCGGCGGCAAGTTCACGGTCAACGGCGTGGACTTCGATTACGGCATGTTCATCACCGCCCTGATCACCTTCCTGCTCACCATGGCTGTCATCTACTCCGTGGTCGTCGTGCCCTACAACAAGTTCCGCGAACGCATCGCCAGGCCGGTCGAGGCCGCCCCCGCCGGCCCCACCAACGAGGAAAAACTCCTGATGGAAATCCGCGACGCCCTGCGCGCCCGCTGA
- the ribH gene encoding 6,7-dimethyl-8-ribityllumazine synthase, which produces MNRIEAHLLATDLKFAVVSTRWNHLIVDRLVEGAELAFVQHGGKTGNLDHFLAPGSYEVPLIARRLAESGKYDAVVCLGAVIKGDTDHYDFVAGGAANGILNTSLHTGVPVAFGVLTTDTVEQALNRAGIKAGNKGAEAVLAMIETVNLLKQIG; this is translated from the coding sequence ATGAACCGAATTGAAGCCCATCTGCTTGCCACCGACCTGAAGTTCGCCGTTGTCAGTACCCGCTGGAATCACCTGATCGTTGATCGCCTCGTGGAGGGGGCGGAACTGGCGTTCGTGCAGCACGGCGGGAAGACCGGGAACCTGGATCACTTCCTGGCGCCGGGCAGTTACGAGGTGCCGCTGATCGCCCGCCGACTTGCCGAAAGCGGGAAGTACGACGCGGTGGTGTGCCTGGGGGCCGTCATCAAGGGCGATACCGACCACTACGATTTCGTGGCGGGCGGCGCGGCGAACGGCATCCTGAACACCAGCCTGCACACCGGGGTGCCGGTGGCGTTCGGCGTGCTGACGACCGATACGGTCGAACAGGCCCTGAACCGCGCCGGGATCAAGGCCGGGAACAAGGGCGCGGAGGCGGTGCTGGCGATGATCGAGACCGTGAACCTGCTGAAACAGATCGGGTAA
- a CDS encoding FecCD family ABC transporter permease, with amino-acid sequence MSVVTHERRSAARTALLPLKTAGLLVLLLSAVVLGTGLGSVNVPPGEVLGALWRGLTGQTLAGNDVIVWQIRLPRVVMGVLVGASLSVCGGAFQGVFRNPLADPYLLGVASGSALGATIAIVAGWPRALIPVTALLLALGAVTCTLLLAREGRRFPPNRLILAGVVVGSVLSAATTALILRGEDRARQVLAYTLGDLGFSGWPDVLTVLPYAALGGGALLLLARALDTLQLGELTARSLGVPVERLRLITVVAASVATAGAVAYVGVIGFVGLIVPHVVRLLFGPGHRTLLPLSALLGGALLVYADLLARTTPLSQVGIVTTLLGGPFFLWLLRRESHG; translated from the coding sequence GTGAGCGTGGTCACGCATGAACGCCGGAGCGCCGCCCGCACCGCGCTGCTGCCCCTGAAGACGGCCGGGCTGCTGGTGCTGCTGCTGTCGGCGGTGGTGCTGGGGACCGGGCTGGGCAGCGTGAACGTGCCGCCCGGCGAGGTGCTGGGCGCCCTGTGGCGCGGCCTGACCGGACAGACGCTGGCGGGCAACGACGTGATCGTGTGGCAGATCCGCCTGCCGCGCGTGGTGATGGGCGTGCTGGTGGGCGCGAGCCTCAGCGTGTGCGGCGGCGCGTTTCAGGGCGTGTTCCGTAACCCGCTGGCCGACCCGTACCTGCTGGGTGTGGCGAGCGGCAGCGCGCTGGGCGCCACCATCGCCATCGTGGCCGGGTGGCCGCGCGCCCTGATTCCGGTGACGGCGCTGCTGCTGGCGCTGGGGGCCGTGACCTGCACGCTGCTCCTGGCGCGCGAGGGCCGCCGCTTCCCGCCGAACCGCCTGATCCTGGCGGGCGTGGTGGTCGGCAGCGTCCTGAGTGCGGCCACCACGGCATTGATCCTGCGTGGCGAGGACCGCGCCCGGCAGGTGCTGGCGTACACGCTGGGCGACCTGGGCTTCAGCGGCTGGCCGGACGTGCTGACGGTCCTGCCGTACGCGGCGCTGGGCGGCGGGGCGCTGCTGCTGCTGGCCCGCGCGCTGGACACGCTGCAACTGGGGGAACTCACGGCCCGCAGTCTGGGCGTCCCGGTCGAGCGGCTGCGGCTGATCACGGTCGTGGCGGCCAGCGTCGCCACGGCGGGCGCGGTGGCGTACGTGGGCGTGATCGGCTTCGTGGGATTGATCGTGCCGCACGTCGTGCGGTTGCTGTTCGGCCCCGGGCACCGGACACTGCTGCCGCTCTCGGCGCTGCTGGGCGGGGCGCTGCTGGTGTACGCGGACCTGCTGGCCCGCACCACGCCGCTGTCGCAGGTGGGGATCGTGACCACGCTGCTGGGGGGGCCGTTCTTCCTGTGGCTGCTGAGGCGGGAGTCGCATGGCTAG
- a CDS encoding (2Fe-2S) ferredoxin domain-containing protein, with protein MPAKYFRTNGHLLVCQGPNCQARGSALLHRALWNHLERASLAYYKRGGTLRLTESGCLGSCSFGPALCVYRAAPGAGLEEAWYAAVDFPLAARIAQAVHDGAPLPAEHRYGPEEPA; from the coding sequence ATGCCTGCCAAGTACTTCCGCACGAACGGCCACCTGCTCGTCTGCCAGGGTCCCAACTGTCAGGCGCGCGGGTCGGCGCTGCTGCACCGCGCCCTCTGGAATCACCTGGAACGTGCGTCCCTGGCGTACTACAAACGCGGCGGGACGCTGCGCCTGACCGAGAGCGGCTGCCTGGGCTCGTGCAGTTTCGGTCCCGCCCTGTGCGTGTACCGCGCCGCGCCCGGGGCGGGCCTGGAGGAAGCGTGGTACGCCGCCGTGGACTTCCCGCTGGCCGCCCGCATCGCGCAGGCGGTGCATGACGGCGCGCCCCTGCCCGCCGAGCACCGCTACGGCCCGGAAGAGCCCGCGTAG
- a CDS encoding DoxX family protein, producing MRKTPFIESRLAATLTVPPRRDAAPLAQKVDALELRLVGWWVRHGVTLLRLALGLIFVWFGAQKFFPGLSSAEALATRTISVLTFGLVPPQVSLPVLATWECLIGLGLLTGRFMRVTLLLLFAQMAGTFLPLVFFPAETFRFVPLVPNLEGQYILKNLVLIAGGLVVGATMRGARMMESAEQDAARDTLRPAASPRT from the coding sequence ATGCGAAAAACACCCTTTATCGAATCGCGCCTCGCGGCCACCCTGACCGTTCCGCCCCGCCGGGACGCCGCGCCTCTGGCGCAGAAGGTGGACGCCCTTGAACTGCGGCTGGTGGGCTGGTGGGTGCGGCACGGCGTGACGCTGCTGCGGCTGGCGCTGGGGCTGATTTTCGTGTGGTTCGGCGCGCAGAAGTTCTTTCCGGGCCTCAGTTCCGCCGAGGCGCTCGCCACGCGCACCATCTCGGTCCTGACGTTCGGGCTGGTGCCGCCGCAGGTGAGCCTGCCGGTCCTGGCGACCTGGGAATGCCTGATCGGGCTGGGCCTGCTGACGGGCCGGTTCATGCGGGTCACGTTGCTGCTGCTGTTCGCGCAGATGGCCGGGACCTTCCTGCCGCTGGTGTTCTTTCCCGCCGAGACGTTCAGGTTCGTGCCGCTGGTCCCGAACCTGGAAGGGCAGTACATCCTGAAGAACCTCGTGCTGATCGCGGGTGGTCTGGTGGTCGGGGCGACCATGCGGGGGGCGCGCATGATGGAAAGCGCGGAGCAGGACGCCGCGCGTGACACCCTGCGGCCGGCCGCCAGTCCGCGCACCTGA
- a CDS encoding HRDC domain-containing protein produces MTDAPAPLRPDARLVRLHAERGDPQARLAGALAALEGADWALLLRDEDALARQLAAQLGRGTLRVDPRVRVNRDALAAAGLAAASLDADWRGARAVWLMEASADDLDRARRAGVPVISDATLAPGGDWLRRGAALTVYRDSVTLTGHGDAPLAALFGSGRAPESVGAPPSDLSVSLALRDAATLPLRLARAARTTAQLAERLGGAAQPAGPTALLLAPDAAPDTTAPSGGVLAAARSVGGGVLLTPGLEDLGVTLTLLRAAGTTPPEQSGRAQADRTPPIPERDGPPEGRGDDRREFRRGGRDRAAFDRGGRPRRDEGRRDEPRRDEPRREDRPRREAGPDRVTFEAPAATPAQAPVAMPAQAPAEEVWEPEIVFSDTPSPAHMPLPMPVSSGPDAPNLPAGLPDVRHLDPVPADAPTDTAVPADTAVLTDTAAPPETAPRRDRSAREDRPARGERPARNERQGRPRPGAAPVTAEPTPVILVPDLPGSKEDPAANLTDEQAAVYARLRDWRNSEAKRQEISRFIVASNATLAEIARRIPYTEADLQEVRGMGPERLRKYGQTILEVVRG; encoded by the coding sequence ATGACTGATGCTCCTGCCCCCCTGCGTCCTGACGCCCGCCTCGTGCGCCTGCACGCCGAACGTGGTGATCCGCAGGCGCGGCTGGCCGGAGCCCTGGCCGCGCTGGAGGGGGCCGACTGGGCCCTGCTGCTGCGCGACGAGGACGCCCTGGCCCGCCAGCTGGCCGCGCAGCTGGGCCGCGGCACGCTGCGCGTGGACCCGCGCGTGCGGGTCAACCGCGACGCCCTGGCGGCCGCCGGACTGGCCGCCGCGTCCCTGGACGCCGACTGGCGTGGCGCGCGCGCCGTGTGGCTCATGGAAGCCAGCGCCGACGACCTGGACCGCGCCCGCCGCGCCGGGGTGCCGGTCATCTCGGACGCCACCCTGGCGCCCGGCGGGGACTGGCTGCGGCGCGGCGCGGCACTGACCGTGTACCGTGACAGCGTCACCCTGACCGGCCACGGGGACGCCCCGCTGGCCGCGCTGTTCGGCAGTGGCCGCGCCCCGGAGTCGGTCGGCGCGCCTCCCAGCGACCTGAGCGTGTCGCTGGCCCTGCGGGACGCCGCGACCCTGCCGCTGCGACTGGCCCGCGCGGCCCGCACGACCGCGCAGCTGGCCGAGCGGCTGGGCGGCGCGGCGCAGCCGGCCGGGCCGACCGCGCTGCTGCTCGCGCCGGACGCCGCGCCCGACACCACCGCGCCGTCCGGTGGGGTGCTGGCCGCTGCCCGCAGCGTCGGCGGGGGCGTGCTGCTCACGCCGGGCCTGGAGGACCTGGGCGTGACCCTGACTCTGCTGCGCGCCGCCGGAACGACCCCGCCGGAGCAGTCCGGGCGGGCCCAGGCGGACCGGACGCCGCCCATCCCGGAACGGGACGGCCCCCCCGAGGGCAGGGGAGACGACCGCCGCGAGTTCAGGCGGGGTGGCCGTGACCGCGCCGCGTTCGACCGTGGAGGCCGCCCCCGCCGTGACGAGGGGCGCCGTGACGAGCCGCGCCGTGATGAGCCGCGCCGTGAGGACCGGCCGCGCCGCGAGGCTGGCCCGGACCGCGTGACCTTCGAGGCCCCGGCGGCCACGCCGGCGCAGGCTCCAGTGGCCATGCCGGCGCAGGCCCCGGCGGAGGAGGTCTGGGAGCCGGAGATCGTGTTCAGCGACACGCCCTCCCCGGCGCACATGCCGCTGCCGATGCCGGTCAGTTCCGGCCCGGACGCGCCCAACCTGCCGGCGGGCCTGCCGGACGTGCGTCACCTCGACCCGGTCCCCGCCGACGCGCCCACAGACACGGCTGTCCCAGCAGACACGGCCGTCCTCACAGACACGGCCGCCCCGCCGGAGACCGCGCCGCGCCGTGACCGGTCTGCGCGTGAGGACCGGCCCGCCCGCGGGGAACGTCCGGCCCGCAACGAGCGTCAGGGCCGCCCCCGGCCAGGCGCCGCTCCCGTGACGGCCGAGCCCACGCCGGTCATCCTGGTCCCGGACCTGCCGGGCAGCAAGGAGGACCCGGCCGCGAACCTCACGGACGAGCAGGCCGCGGTGTACGCCCGCCTGCGCGACTGGCGCAACAGCGAGGCCAAACGCCAGGAGATCAGCCGCTTCATCGTGGCCAGCAACGCCACCCTGGCCGAGATCGCCCGCCGCATCCCCTACACCGAGGCGGACCTGCAGGAGGTACGCGGCATGGGCCCCGAACGCCTGCGCAAGTACGGTCAGACGATCCTGGAAGTCGTGCGCGGCTGA
- a CDS encoding ABC transporter ATP-binding protein: MASPAGVPDRLEAHDVHVQAGAFPAVRGVSATFAPGEFTAVIGPNGAGKSTLLRALTGLTPVTRGEVRLAGRPLRAWSRAERSRALAFLAQSEGLPAAARVRDVVALGRGAGDWRFGLLPRSPWTAGDEAAVDAALDRTDTRRFEDRRVSELSGGEAQRVALARALAAQPRFLLLDEPTNHLDLAYALEVVRYLRCEVAGGLGVVAVLHDLNLAARADRLVLLHAGQVLASGRPADVLTPAHLHAAYGVRVRVVQDADRLLVIPED; this comes from the coding sequence ATGGCTAGTCCCGCCGGCGTCCCGGACCGGCTGGAGGCGCACGACGTGCACGTGCAGGCCGGGGCGTTCCCGGCGGTGCGGGGCGTGAGCGCCACGTTCGCGCCGGGCGAGTTCACGGCCGTGATCGGCCCGAACGGCGCGGGCAAGAGCACGCTGCTGCGCGCCCTGACCGGCCTGACCCCGGTCACGCGCGGCGAGGTGCGGCTGGCCGGCCGGCCGCTGCGGGCCTGGAGCCGCGCCGAGCGGTCACGGGCGCTGGCGTTCCTGGCGCAGAGCGAGGGCCTCCCGGCCGCGGCGCGCGTGCGGGACGTGGTCGCCCTGGGGCGCGGCGCGGGCGACTGGCGCTTCGGGTTGCTGCCCCGCTCCCCCTGGACGGCCGGGGACGAGGCGGCCGTGGACGCCGCGCTGGACCGCACGGACACCCGCCGTTTCGAGGACCGGCGCGTGTCGGAACTGTCGGGCGGCGAGGCGCAGCGCGTGGCCCTGGCGCGCGCGCTGGCCGCGCAACCCCGCTTCCTGCTGCTGGACGAACCCACCAACCACCTGGACCTCGCGTACGCGCTGGAGGTCGTGCGGTACCTGCGCTGCGAGGTGGCCGGGGGGCTGGGCGTCGTGGCGGTCCTGCACGACCTGAACCTCGCGGCCCGCGCGGACCGGCTGGTGCTGCTGCACGCCGGGCAGGTGCTCGCCAGCGGGCGGCCCGCCGACGTGCTGACGCCCGCGCACCTGCACGCCGCGTACGGGGTGCGGGTCAGGGTGGTGCAGGACGCAGACCGTCTGCTGGTCATCCCCGAGGATTAG
- a CDS encoding bifunctional 3,4-dihydroxy-2-butanone-4-phosphate synthase/GTP cyclohydrolase II: MTLASIPELLAELRAGRPVILVDDENRENEGDLLMPAATATPEWVNFMAREGRGLICVTLTPDRARALDLTPMVGSSTDPNGTAFTVSVDHVSNSTGISAFDRAATIAALMDDAAKPADFRRPGHIFPLVARPGGVLRRAGHTEAGCDLARLAGFTPIGVICEIMNDTGEMSRLPDLLAFGERHSLKVGSIEALIAYRMEHDPFMELVAEAKLPTEYGEFRLVGFEDTLSGAEHVALVMGDVTPDPMLVRVHSECLTGDGFHSLRCDCGPQRDAAMQAIAAEGRGVLVYLRQEGRGIGLLNKIRAYHLQDGGADTVEANLQLGFPADARDFGIGAQMLHLLGARQLRVLTNNPRKLHSLGGFGLEVVERVPLHVGHNEHNTAYLSTKAAKLGHIGTDGSGD; encoded by the coding sequence ATGACCCTGGCCTCCATCCCGGAACTGCTCGCGGAACTGCGCGCCGGGCGGCCCGTGATCCTGGTGGACGACGAGAACCGCGAGAACGAGGGCGACCTGCTGATGCCCGCCGCGACCGCCACGCCCGAGTGGGTGAACTTCATGGCGCGCGAGGGACGCGGCCTGATCTGCGTGACCCTCACGCCGGACCGCGCCCGCGCACTGGACCTGACGCCCATGGTGGGCAGCAGCACCGACCCGAACGGCACGGCCTTCACCGTCAGCGTGGACCACGTCAGCAACTCCACCGGCATCAGCGCCTTCGACCGCGCCGCCACCATCGCCGCGCTGATGGACGACGCGGCGAAACCTGCCGATTTCCGCCGCCCCGGCCACATCTTCCCGCTCGTGGCGCGGCCCGGCGGGGTGCTGCGCCGCGCCGGGCACACCGAGGCCGGCTGCGACCTCGCCCGGCTCGCTGGCTTCACGCCGATCGGCGTGATCTGCGAGATCATGAATGATACCGGCGAGATGAGCCGCCTCCCGGACCTCCTCGCGTTCGGCGAACGGCACAGCCTGAAGGTGGGTAGCATCGAGGCCCTCATCGCGTACCGCATGGAACACGACCCGTTCATGGAACTCGTCGCCGAGGCGAAGTTGCCCACCGAGTACGGCGAGTTCCGCCTCGTCGGCTTCGAGGACACCCTCAGCGGCGCCGAACACGTCGCGCTCGTCATGGGCGACGTGACGCCCGATCCCATGCTGGTGCGCGTACACAGCGAATGCCTGACCGGCGACGGCTTCCACTCCCTGCGCTGCGACTGCGGCCCGCAACGCGACGCCGCCATGCAGGCCATCGCCGCCGAGGGCCGCGGCGTCCTCGTGTACCTCCGGCAGGAGGGGCGCGGCATCGGCCTGCTGAACAAGATCCGCGCCTACCACCTCCAGGACGGCGGCGCGGACACCGTTGAGGCGAACCTGCAACTCGGTTTTCCCGCCGACGCCCGCGACTTCGGCATCGGCGCGCAGATGCTCCACCTGCTCGGCGCGCGGCAACTGCGCGTCCTGACGAACAACCCCCGCAAACTGCACAGCTTAGGCGGCTTCGGCCTGGAAGTCGTCGAACGCGTGCCCCTCCACGTCGGGCACAACGAACACAACACCGCGTACCTCAGCACCAAGGCCGCCAAACTCGGCCACATCGGCACCGACGGCAGCGGCGACTGA
- a CDS encoding ABC transporter substrate-binding protein — MNRTFLTAALTGFLTLGGASASTTYPLTLKDDLGRTVTVKAEPKRIVSMLPSTSETLCAIGACEKLVGVDAYSDYPQQVTKLPKMGGLYDPNIEAIIAQKPDLVLVSQYGKLEGPLTQAGLTVVAVNPETYDEVFSKTLTLGRVVNREAQARALVTRMKSDIARVEILTRNVVRKPTAYLEIDPTPYSVGPNSFMGVLLTKAGARNIIPASMGDFPKVDPEFIVKANPQLILGVDAKTAGARPGWNSIGALKTGRVVSIPDELNTMLGRPGPRLSLALRGLAKLIHPELFK, encoded by the coding sequence ATGAACCGCACCTTCCTGACCGCAGCGCTGACCGGCTTCCTGACCCTGGGCGGCGCGTCTGCCTCGACCACCTACCCCCTGACCCTGAAAGACGACCTGGGCCGCACCGTGACCGTGAAGGCCGAACCGAAACGGATCGTGAGCATGCTGCCCAGCACCAGCGAGACGCTGTGCGCCATCGGCGCGTGCGAGAAACTGGTGGGCGTGGACGCGTACAGCGACTACCCGCAGCAGGTCACGAAACTGCCGAAGATGGGCGGCCTGTACGACCCGAACATCGAGGCGATCATCGCGCAGAAACCGGACCTAGTGCTCGTCAGTCAGTACGGGAAGCTGGAGGGACCGCTGACGCAGGCGGGTCTCACGGTGGTGGCCGTGAACCCCGAAACGTACGACGAGGTGTTCAGCAAGACCCTGACGCTGGGCCGCGTCGTGAACCGCGAGGCGCAGGCGCGGGCGCTCGTGACGCGCATGAAGAGCGACATTGCCCGCGTGGAGATCCTGACGAGGAACGTGGTGCGCAAGCCCACCGCGTACCTGGAGATCGACCCCACGCCGTACTCGGTCGGCCCGAACTCGTTCATGGGCGTGCTGCTGACCAAGGCGGGCGCGCGGAACATCATCCCCGCCAGCATGGGCGACTTCCCGAAGGTGGACCCGGAGTTCATCGTGAAGGCCAACCCGCAGCTGATCCTGGGCGTGGACGCGAAGACGGCGGGCGCCCGGCCCGGCTGGAACAGCATCGGCGCGCTGAAGACCGGGCGGGTCGTGAGCATCCCGGACGAGCTGAACACCATGCTGGGCCGCCCCGGCCCGCGCCTGTCCCTGGCGCTGCGCGGCCTGGCGAAGCTGATTCACCCGGAACTGTTCAAGTAA
- a CDS encoding DinB family protein → MTRSANYARSFQMHRAALMDLYEQLPEDQGGFSAWEGGMNFIAQADHLSVSATRFLSMIQGQAPAPAPEPSQTLTEARGRLWDTNEQALAAISALTDDDLARRVPAFGGREMPVTALLDLIITHEAHHKGQVWVMARMIGIKPPMFVKMG, encoded by the coding sequence ATGACCCGATCCGCGAACTACGCCCGTTCCTTCCAGATGCACCGCGCCGCCCTGATGGACCTCTACGAGCAACTGCCCGAGGACCAGGGAGGCTTCAGCGCCTGGGAAGGCGGCATGAACTTCATCGCGCAGGCCGACCACCTGTCCGTCAGCGCCACCCGCTTCCTCAGCATGATCCAGGGACAGGCGCCCGCACCCGCCCCGGAACCCAGCCAGACCCTCACCGAGGCGCGCGGCCGCCTGTGGGACACCAACGAGCAGGCCCTGGCCGCCATCAGCGCCCTGACCGACGACGACCTCGCCCGCCGCGTCCCGGCCTTCGGCGGCCGCGAGATGCCCGTCACGGCCCTGCTCGACCTGATCATCACGCACGAGGCGCACCACAAGGGCCAGGTGTGGGTCATGGCCCGCATGATCGGCATCAAACCCCCCATGTTCGTCAAGATGGGCTGA
- a CDS encoding vWA domain-containing protein — MARITRYSKFEGELDQLDSSELMQMIQEALLGQGMNDPYDPDPDARPSMDDLFDAILEALAERGMIPEEQLLEAMQADDIRETGLGQQIQQLMDRLQQDGFIRKEFEDGEGGGAGDPGDAKFQLTDKSIDFLGYKSLRDLMGGLGRSSAGAHDTREYASGVEMTGELKGYEFGDTMNLDTTATLGNVISKGFDNLEESDLVIRQAEYNSSAATVVLLDCSHSMILYGEDRFTPAKQVALALAHLIRTQYPGDTVKFVLFHDSAEEVPVSRLAQAQIGPYHTNTAGGLRLAQQLLKRENKDMKQIVMITDGKPSALTLPDGRIYKNAYGLDPYVLGATLREVASCRRSGIQVNTFMLARDPELVGFVRRVSEMTRGKAYFTTPQNIGQYVLMDFVTNKTKLVN, encoded by the coding sequence ATGGCGCGCATTACCCGGTACAGCAAGTTCGAGGGGGAACTGGACCAGCTGGATTCCAGTGAACTGATGCAGATGATTCAGGAGGCGCTGCTGGGGCAGGGCATGAACGACCCGTACGACCCGGACCCGGACGCCCGGCCCAGCATGGACGACCTGTTCGACGCGATCCTCGAGGCGCTGGCCGAGCGCGGCATGATTCCCGAAGAGCAGCTGCTGGAGGCCATGCAGGCCGACGACATCCGCGAGACGGGGCTGGGGCAGCAGATCCAGCAGTTGATGGACCGCCTGCAACAGGACGGCTTCATCCGCAAGGAATTCGAGGATGGCGAGGGAGGCGGCGCGGGCGACCCCGGCGACGCGAAATTCCAGCTGACCGACAAGAGCATCGATTTCCTGGGGTACAAGAGCCTGCGGGACCTGATGGGCGGCCTGGGCCGCAGCAGCGCGGGCGCGCACGACACCCGCGAGTACGCCAGCGGCGTCGAGATGACCGGCGAACTCAAGGGGTACGAGTTCGGGGACACCATGAACCTCGACACGACCGCCACGCTCGGGAATGTCATCAGCAAGGGCTTCGACAACCTCGAGGAGAGCGATCTGGTGATCCGGCAGGCCGAGTACAACTCGTCGGCGGCGACGGTGGTGCTGCTGGACTGCTCTCACTCCATGATCCTGTACGGCGAGGACCGCTTCACGCCCGCCAAGCAGGTGGCGCTGGCGCTGGCGCACCTGATCCGCACGCAGTACCCGGGCGACACCGTGAAGTTCGTGCTGTTCCACGACAGCGCCGAGGAGGTGCCGGTCTCCAGGCTGGCGCAGGCGCAGATCGGGCCGTACCACACGAACACGGCGGGCGGCCTGCGGCTGGCGCAGCAGCTCCTGAAGCGCGAGAACAAGGACATGAAGCAGATCGTGATGATCACGGACGGCAAACCCAGCGCCCTGACCCTCCCGGACGGCCGCATCTACAAGAACGCGTACGGCCTGGACCCCTACGTGCTGGGCGCGACGCTGCGCGAGGTCGCCAGCTGCCGCCGCAGCGGCATTCAGGTGAACACCTTCATGCTGGCCCGCGACCCGGAACTGGTGGGCTTCGTGCGCCGCGTCAGCGAGATGACGCGCGGCAAGGCGTACTTCACGACGCCGCAGAACATCGGCCAGTACGTGCTGATGGACTTCGTAACGAACAAGACCAAACTGGTGAACTGA
- a CDS encoding DUF512 domain-containing protein, whose product MQDQVFPAPIKSVEGGSAAERAGVRPGDVLLRVNGEPVTDVLAYRHALSQGRATLEIARPKEAPRVMTGVAGTAQDHHRLFLPTPPSLEDTFTFDVEWEDPGLEFEEVLFDGIKKCANKCDFCYVHQMPRGFRKSLYIMDDDYRLSFLYGSFVTLTNLSEGDIQRIENENLSPLYVSVHTANQDLRQDMMKWWRLKVKDQQAVQIRSMIERLEQIDLYTQIVLVPERNDRENLDETVEYLASRPNVISAAVVPIGLTSHRTNLPDVRTFTREEAQDSLRRLNVWRRKFLNERGTRFVFPSDELYLLAGEPLPTEEEYEGFPMLENGVGMIRDFLTEALPELPAALPEPRRVILGTGSLFAESLDRAVEPLRAIGGLTLEVRAIENKTFGKVTTVAGLLTGRCFRHAVKPGEADLLIVPPTTLRYGTELMLDDVSLDELRAELRMDIRPGGATLGELARVILEGARSSGHQWGMSAHAVKDSGREEPVSVEVAAQNMRGQA is encoded by the coding sequence ATGCAGGATCAGGTTTTTCCCGCACCGATCAAATCGGTCGAGGGTGGCAGCGCCGCCGAGCGGGCCGGGGTGCGTCCGGGTGACGTGCTGCTGCGCGTGAACGGCGAACCCGTGACGGACGTGCTGGCGTACCGGCACGCGCTGTCGCAGGGCCGCGCGACGCTGGAGATCGCCCGGCCGAAGGAAGCGCCGCGCGTCATGACGGGCGTGGCGGGCACCGCGCAGGACCACCACCGGCTGTTCCTGCCGACCCCGCCCAGCCTGGAGGACACCTTCACGTTCGACGTGGAGTGGGAGGATCCGGGTCTGGAGTTCGAGGAGGTGCTGTTCGACGGCATCAAGAAGTGCGCGAACAAGTGCGATTTCTGTTACGTGCATCAGATGCCGCGCGGTTTCCGCAAGAGCCTGTACATCATGGACGACGACTACCGCCTGTCGTTCCTGTACGGATCGTTCGTGACCCTGACGAACCTCTCGGAAGGGGACATTCAGCGGATCGAGAACGAGAACCTCTCGCCGCTGTACGTGTCGGTTCACACGGCGAACCAGGACCTGCGGCAGGACATGATGAAGTGGTGGCGTCTGAAGGTCAAAGACCAGCAGGCCGTGCAGATCCGTTCCATGATCGAGCGGCTGGAGCAGATCGACCTGTACACGCAGATCGTGCTCGTCCCGGAACGCAACGACCGCGAGAACCTCGACGAGACCGTGGAGTACCTGGCGAGCCGTCCGAACGTGATCAGCGCGGCGGTCGTGCCGATCGGCCTGACCAGTCACCGCACGAACCTGCCGGACGTGCGGACCTTCACGCGGGAGGAAGCGCAGGACAGCCTGCGCCGCCTGAACGTGTGGCGCCGCAAGTTCCTGAACGAGCGGGGCACGCGCTTCGTGTTCCCGTCGGACGAACTGTACCTGCTGGCGGGCGAGCCGCTGCCGACCGAGGAGGAGTACGAGGGCTTCCCGATGCTGGAAAACGGCGTGGGCATGATCCGCGACTTCCTGACCGAGGCCCTGCCGGAACTCCCGGCGGCGCTGCCCGAACCCCGGCGCGTGATCCTGGGCACGGGGTCGCTGTTCGCCGAGTCGCTGGACCGGGCCGTCGAGCCGCTGCGGGCCATCGGGGGCCTGACCCTGGAGGTGCGGGCCATCGAGAACAAGACCTTCGGGAAGGTCACGACCGTGGCGGGCCTGCTGACGGGCCGCTGCTTCCGGCACGCGGTGAAGCCGGGCGAGGCGGACCTGCTGATCGTGCCGCCCACCACCCTGCGCTACGGCACCGAGCTGATGCTGGACGACGTGAGCCTGGACGAACTGCGCGCCGAGCTGCGCATGGACATCCGGCCGGGTGGCGCGACGCTGGGCGAACTGGCCCGCGTGATCCTGGAGGGCGCGCGCAGCAGCGGGCACCAGTGGGGCATGAGTGCGCACGCCGTGAAGGACAGCGGGCGCGAGGAACCGGTGTCTGTCGAGGTGGCGGCGCAGAACATGCGCGGGCAGGCCTGA